The Glycine max cultivar Williams 82 chromosome 3, Glycine_max_v4.0, whole genome shotgun sequence sequence aacacttaaaagacaaaaaataaaacaaatacattttataagaattaaaataaaaaaattgtggagataaaaatgaacaaaaaataataaattacatgaacaaaaaatatattcaaatctttttttatatttttgtattttaatccttaaaaatttatttatttatttttccttagaATGTTATTCTTTACATAGTGCTTTTGAATAgtagaaaaaatgttttgtataatatttttttattgttaaaaataaaatttacttttaacattttgatcaattaaatttacttctaataaaaattattataatgttattttatcaaGTTTGAAACGTGGTGACTGCTACATGTTATTCTATAGAACTTAACTAAATCTGGACCATTTCGATCGTCTTATCATAAATGGCCAACTTAATACACAAATTAACGTTGCTACAAATTTTCAGCATATTGCCATATTCCATTCTTATTAATAAGATATGAAAATGGAATGACTGAAATTGAAATGCTGTGAAGTCGAAGTGTGCACATTGAACTAACTAAATGTGCAGGGCAATTCTTCTGATTATTCGCCATTTAAAGATACTGATGAACACTAATTTAAGGGACCAAATTAAAGTGTCCACACACTGATTTGTCACAGGAAAACCAATCAGTGTTAATGTGTAGACGATTAATTTCTGCAGTGTACTACTAGTTTGATATGGTCGAAAAGGAATTAATTAGTTCATAGAACCAAACTAAGCTGAAAATTCCACCTTTAATTTCCATAATAGAAGAGACATGCAAATTATTCTTCcctccccccagcaaggtcagtATCATTCATATGGTGCTGTTTGTTGCTGAAAATGATTCAAGCCCTGCATTCTTATTTGACCAATTTCCCCATATTCCATCTCCACCAACCATTTCTAACTGTTGATCACCACCATAGAAAttaccatcaccaccaccaccaccacctcctcctATCCCCAACAAGTCCAAAGTCATCACATCTTCACTCTCTTTAGTTCCACCAACTTCAATGGAACCACTTGACCTACCATTATTCATTGCATGCAAAACACCATTATAAGTACTGCTTCGATTGTTCTGCTCTATGATCTTCGACAAGGCCTTACTTTGATCCAATATAGCATTAAACATATCCAAACCACTCATTCCCATGCCATTGCTACCACCATCCACCACCCCATTGGCAATGAAATTATACTGAGACAAGTCTTGTTGACCGTTGTGCATGTTGGGGTTCATGATCCCATATGATGGTGGTGCCATGCTTGTGACATTAATAAAGCTTTTTTCTCCACTCATCATcatgctgttgttgttgctgttacTATTCACTGTTGCACCCATTTCTGCAGCTTTTTGGAGCAATGCTGTGGCGGACATGTGAGGTGAAAGGAGACCATTTTCCTCGAACATGTTAATGTTTGGTGATTTTGAGCTTAGTTGAGAGGTGGATGAAAGGCTTCTCGTGAATGCTGCAGCCATGTTGTTGTTAAAGGGTTTTGCGGGAATTGTTGTCATGAGGTCGTGAGGGAGTGATAGTGGGTGCTTGTGATTATTGGCGCCATTGATTGGTAATGATGCAACTAGGTTTGGGATTATTGTTGGTGGTTGCAAGTTTGAACCATGCATCTTTGGCAATTGTCCTTCGTTGAACTTGTTGTTCTCCTCACTCAGTGCATCGCAGAAAGCTCTGTGGGTGATGAAACTATCTCTTCTGCAGATCATAAATAAAGCATGGAGTGAGTTATTTTTTGTGcactaaaatatcaattaaataaaCAGAAATTAACATAAAGAATAATGGGAGTAGAACGAATTGAGATAGATAAAGGAcataagatgaagaaaaaaaattaaaacgatGACGAGCACAGTGAAAACTTGATAATTCTGTATGAACACTATGCATGTGGAGTTAATATTATGGAATAGAAAAATGCTAAATGATACTAAAAGTTTAGAGATTGGTCACTCAAATTTTACTACAATCACTCATGCATGGTTATTCATTTTCTGGTTGGTCAAATCactggtttgtttgttttttctttctaacaATAGCATCACTTTATTGAACAAAAAGACTTGACGTTGAATCTTTGACTGGAAATACATTATAAATATGTAGTACTAGTGACTCAATTATAAATGCCGTGGTAGAATAGGATACATAGTGGATGAGAGAGAACCAATTTATTgccaaaatgaatttaattaaagagATGAGACTGACCTATATGTATCACAATTTTTCGATTATAAGTAATTATGAAAATGACTAATGGCGTGCGTGGTCAAAGTCGAACATGGTACACTTTATCTGTGGAGGAGGAGGACCAAGCTATATATTGCATGCAACATGTGCACaaattatgaattaattaatattcatgaatcaaataatatatatatttatatatatatataatcatattagATATTATATAGTATGATTAAATTTGAACCTAGAAAAGATGGTGCCACAGTCACATTTGTATTCCTTTGTTCCACATATTTTCGAATGGGCTTTCCAATCAGACTGAACAGCATATTTCTTTGAGCACTTCTCACATTTCCACTTCTTCTCGCCGTGCTTTCTGCTAAAGTGCTTTTTAATGCCAGTAAGATCACCTAGTGCACGAGCTGGGTTGTGGTGCACACATGAGGGTTCTGGACAAACATAAACCCGTTTTCGAACATCAGTCGTGGTTCTCAGTTTCAGCTTCCACGGTAGATTATGGCCTCGTCGGTGCAATTGAAGGTTTTGGTCcctttgaaaccctttgttgCATATTTCACATACGAACCTGTTTGTGGCCACTAGGGTGTTTGGTGATAGAGCTATGACTTCAGCACTTGGATCTGCACAAGCGtcatacaaattattaattgaacTATGTATGTGTGTATGCATGCACATGTTTTCTTGTCCTAGTGTATGTGTTCATTATTAATTGACATGCACCGAAAGCAAGCAAACCGAAACCCTTCTTTCtaaatttcttcaaaattaatattgGGATAATGtgagaaagtgaaaaaaagaagacagtGGAGATGATGCAATTCAAAATAAGGATGAGAATGTGTGATAGTGGATTGTTTGTTCACATTGACAAACAAAAAGAGAACGGAAGAGAAAGGTTCAATATAGTCGTCTTGGgataaattttacatattttacaataaacttctgttaaaaaatatataaaaaaaatgtaattactttcttttatagatataatgttaaaattagcttacacataaattaattaatttgtaaaaattatctcattttaaattcttcaaaagctgctttttaatttatgaatacttataaataaacaaaaaaatattttttattttcttcttccagCTTAAGAAAAAACTTATTAGAACAGAactataatttgaataaaattcaaaatatctcTCAATGATCTCCTCTTCTCTTTTTTATGTTGATACGCACCAACACaaggaaacaaaacaaacacGTCAACCGAACACTCATGAGTAAGGAGCCGGTATGAGAGaggaatttatttttattttttatttttcatatgtaaaGGTATGTGGTCTTTTACTTGAAACAGttgtgaaacaaaaataaaggaaaaagtaGGAGATCAAGCCAGCAGTGAGGAAAAGTCAACAGTGAACAGCAATGATTGTGATACCCTGCAGGCAATAATTGAGGTTCTTTCTTTCGATCGACTACTTCATCACGCACCAATAATTCTACCATTTTtgctattcaatttttgaattaaaacacCCTAGATCCTCGTTTTCCCCGCTCcaaagaagattcaagagaataGAATTCAACTGACAGATCAAATCTTATACTAGCTTGAAGTatagtaattagtaattaattaagcTTGCCATTATCCTTAAATTTGGTGAGGCCTATCTGATTGtggattattttaattaaacccATTTTGGGCAATGATATATCAATTAAACTTCAcatcatttcatttttaattagaattactGAGAAGGGCTGAAGAGGTATAAACATACCTGAAATTTtagtaaatgaaaacaagatTACTAAGAATATGCAGGCCaggaaaaataatattcattttatcatCCATTAACCAGTAACCAGAGGACGTTAGTCTAGTAATTATCatggagattaaaaaaaagagttaagaaactGAGATAGTTGTTAATTAGAGAAAAGCAGATACCTGGATTTCCTGGTaggtttcttttcttcttagcAGGTGGTTGTGAATCTGTGTTTGAGGCACTACCATTGCTATTATTTGTTGTGGTTGATGTGTTTGAATTTGGACTATGTAACTGGCCAAGCATCTCCAATTGCTGTTTAACAGCTACTGCTGCATCTTCTCCACTATTAATATTATTCTCTGTAGAGAATCTCCAACTATCACAACTTGTGATGTTTGAGTTTGACATTgaattgaatttgttgctaCTCGATCTACTTCTTGTTAATTGCAAAAGGAAATTAGTGAGAGGGAAATTGAAACAAAGAAGATGGGATTTGTGAAACTGAAGAAAGGTATGTAGACAAAACCCACGAAACTCTCCTTCTTATGGTGTGTGGAGGCGAGTGCGACTGAGAGAGCTTATATATAACTTAAGAATACGGGAATACATATGCATTTAATTAGctgtaataaaatattattatatatataacgcACCTGTTATTTGTAGCTAAGCATATACTCCTAGATTTGcttgaaatattaaaatactaattagaGAACATCCTTATTCACTTAATTTTCTAAGCATTTAATTTGCCACTAAGCATTATCCTCAAGAGTATTTACTGcttaaatagaaaatttaacTGCTAATTTCTGCGACAATATCTTTGGCTTAAgataattatgtttgaatataaaatttaaattcaaaattactggttaaattaaaataattttacaccaaTTGATACACATGTTTCTTAATTATCAtccaaatatatttaaaaagtaatacATATATTAGGTCTTATTTGGCTATTTTTAAATGCTTAATttatttagatatttaaaaaaGCTTGATAGATATATGGACAactatgtatatattattaactaattaaaaaatatttttaatataattattataaaaattaataacttgttaattataattgatagtTTATAATTGAATACTAGTGTGTAACTTTTACAATATCAATACACCCAGGCTTTCATTCATGGGCAGCACAAATCATATAGAATGTGGACTGTTGTTAACAATGGCCAACCTATCCAAGTCTCCATTTTgcatttgattttgtttgacTCTGAAGTATGTataatatcaataaaattttggaCTTTTTACCTATCACTTAGAATAtaacaaattgttttatttttccgtTTATCATACCCTGAGGTCtcacaatttgtttttttttttagtttaataaaattaaattgaataatatatcaaattgGTTACATGTCAGCAAGAACatattattgtatatgttttTCTTCATGACTAATAAATTCACTATTATTAGAATGTGTGTTTGCAGTAATAATAAACCACATAGAGTTACAAaccacatatataaaattttggacTTTTTACCTATCACTTAGAATATAACAAATTGGTTTATTTTTCCGTTTATCATACCCTGAGGTCtcacaatttgtttttttttttagtttaataaaattaaattgaataatatatcaaattgGTTACATGTCAGCAAGAACatattattgtatatgttttTCTTCATGACTAATAAATTCACTGTTATTAGAATGTGTGTTTGCAGTAATAATAAACCACATAGAGTTACAAaccacatatataaaattttggacTTTTTACCTATCACTTAGAATATAACAAATTGGTTTATTTTTCCGTTTATCATACCCTGAGGTCtcacaatttgtttttttttttagtttaataaaattaaattgaataatatatcaaattgGTTACATGTCAGCAAGAACatattattgtatatgttttTCTTCATGACTAATAAATTCACTATTATTAGAATGTGTGTTTGCAGTAATAATAAACCACATAGAGTTACAAACCACATATATAAGTTGATTGTGGTGAGATACTTTGtaattacatatattaatataGAAATTACAAGTCTTCTAATAGAGTTACAAACCACATATATAAGTTGATTGTGGTGAGATACTTTGtaattacatatattaatataGAAATTACAAGTCTTCTAATAGGTTGACCATATCAACTTATGTAGTTATGTTTTATTATGAGAAAATCAttactaattttatttgttgtcttttaaaattaaatgtttatgGATTACTTACCAGAATGTAATTAGAAATAACTTATATCAAATATGGACATCCAATCAAtagaattttcatatttttctatgtgatggaaaataaatatacaatttttatcAATGTATTATTCTATgtgacagaaaaaaaatattcaaataatatttatagaatttaaaTAGTTTAGCATTGataagaaatgaatcaaataacaaagtttatattaaaacaattttgcatGTCATAATCACCTGTCATATAAGAAGGTAAATATTGAGTGAGATTcacaattaaatatatataattatattatagatTTAATTTTGGAGCCTCAGCCGTAGTATCAAACTTAGTTttctaaggaaaaaaaatgtcattagcCTGATGCGTGCCAGCCATCTGACATGGGTAcgtaattacaaaaataacctTATGATAACGAGTCTTTTCGAAAACAATCCACTAAGCCAGATTTATATGCAAAAATACGTCTTTGTTTCAGTTTATTTCAGAACaaaatgttttgtatttttcttaaagtattcattttttaacacggaaaatattaaaatgttcattttttaaaataaattattctatattttatttttttattaataaatggtTTTCTTATTGAAAATCGCCATTTTTTACTCTATATTTTATGCTTAATGCTTACGGTGTACTTTTGACTTTCCTCTTTTTCaacgattttttttatcacaacctCTTTTTCAacgttatttataaataaaattgtctaatataattttaaaatcgatTAATTTCTTAGTAAATTTCTATATTAGTTTTACTTCTCATTGATTTTCTGCTTTCTTGTCtttttatataatcaaaattcaattttttaaataatattatgtatatattatttgtattaagCTTAAGATAATTTCGATTAATTTGTTccataatattaaatttgaatatatatatatatatatatatat is a genomic window containing:
- the LOC100776872 gene encoding zinc finger protein GAI-ASSOCIATED FACTOR 1, whose translation is MSNSNITSCDSWRFSTENNINSGEDAAVAVKQQLEMLGQLHSPNSNTSTTTNNSNGSASNTDSQPPAKKKRNLPGNPDPSAEVIALSPNTLVATNRFVCEICNKGFQRDQNLQLHRRGHNLPWKLKLRTTTDVRKRVYVCPEPSCVHHNPARALGDLTGIKKHFSRKHGEKKWKCEKCSKKYAVQSDWKAHSKICGTKEYKCDCGTIFSRRDSFITHRAFCDALSEENNKFNEGQLPKMHGSNLQPPTIIPNLVASLPINGANNHKHPLSLPHDLMTTIPAKPFNNNMAAAFTRSLSSTSQLSSKSPNINMFEENGLLSPHMSATALLQKAAEMGATVNSNSNNNSMMMSGEKSFINVTSMAPPSYGIMNPNMHNGQQDLSQYNFIANGVVDGGSNGMGMSGLDMFNAILDQSKALSKIIEQNNRSSTYNGVLHAMNNGRSSGSIEVGGTKESEDVMTLDLLGIGGGGGGGGDGNFYGGDQQLEMVGGDGIWGNWSNKNAGLESFSATNSTI